The window TCCTGACGAGGCGCTCGACTCCGACAGCAACCTGTCCGAGGCGAACGATACCGAGGCAGAGACAGAGCGCCTCTACGACACCCCGCAGGCCCAACGCCACAAGGACGTGGTCGTCAACCAGTTCAATGACGGCCAGGTCTTCGACCGCACACCAAGCAAGCTCCAAAAGACTTTCTCCAttgacgccatcgacgatggtgacgacgagAGTCTTTCCGACCGTGACGACGTGTCGATGACTTCCAGCCACTTGGATGAGGCCTCCCCCAGCAAGCCAAAGAAGTCCACCGAGCTCCCATCTACCGAAGATGATTTCGAGAACGCTGAttcgaagaagagaaagcgaTCACCGGTCGCGGAATCTTCTGAGCCTGGCCAGCCCGCCAGGAAGCGCACCGGGTCGGTCGTGCCACAGGAGCAGGACCGGGACAAGAATGACGTGGACATGCACGAGGACGATGTCCCCTCCACAATTTCCCATACCGGCGATCACTCCGCGACCGAGGACAATGCCCCCGAACTCCCGCCCACTAAGCGTGGTCTATCGCGCGACGGTCACAGCCCGGTCAAGGACTCGCAAATAACGAAAAAGATAACTCGTAACGGCAGCAGGCGAAAGAGTCACGCCCTAGAGGCCCATGAGCATgagggtgacgatggcgacggtcgGGACGACAGTCGCGGTGACGAAGACTCGGGACCTCATGCTGACGACCACATTGAAcacgagggcgacgatgacgcaGAAGCGTCAAAGAACGACGAAGAGTGTAAGGAACCCGTCAATCAAcgctttttttttcttaGCTGATGTCTTGCAACAGTTGAGAGGAAACGTGCGGCGGTCGAGGAATGGACTGATCTAGAAGAGAAGTTTGTAGTCTTTCGTGAGCGGTGAGTCTTCTACACACGACGAGTTGCACCGGCCTCGTGCTGATGAATGTGCTCCAGGCTGTACAAGGATCGACTAGAGCGCCTCGAGCAAGAAGAACAGTCTCTGCAAGCCGAGCCACCGAGTCACCCTGAATACTTGAACATGAAGCAATGTTTGGACGAAAGGCTAGACAAGAAGCTCCGAAACATTGAGAAAGAATACGAGCTGTCAGTCGAGGCCCTGGAGCGACTGGCAGTAGCGCGTCGGGCCCAAATCTGGAATCAGTTCTACCAGGGAGCTCGAGAGTCACGCTCTAAAATGCTTGAACACCTTAACAAGGAATGGTACGAGACACAGAACGCCAGGCGCAGTGCACATAGCGTACCCGACTACGGTCTTCTGTTCCCCGCCAACCCCACGCAACGCACAAGAAACGCGGTCGCGTACAACTCGGAGGTTTCTTTCTTGGCCGGGCTCGCCAAGCACGAGGGATTTCCCGCAGTGCCGCCCATGCGAGGTGCGAATGGGTCAGAGATCGAAGACGATCTGGAGGCCATGAAGGTTGGTCGATAGCCAGGCCCAGCACTTGAACCATCACTGATCTTTCCCAGCGCACTTCAAAGTCGCGTCAGCGATCGATAATGCAGCCAATTGAGGACTACCAGGCGGTTGCCTTCGGGGGAAACCTTGGTCCTGCTGGTGAGCAGTTCATCAAAGATACCCCATGGGCCAACCCAAACCATATTGCACATAAGATCGTCACGGCGCCCGCAGCGCCTGGGGCCCATGTGAAAAGTCCAGCAACGCAAGGAGGCAAAGCAGTGGCAGGCCCATCCCACGCTCAGCCGATACCGGCCATCACAAACGGTCACGCAGCCGCGCACACATCGCCGCAAATGAACCGGTTTACTTCGGCGTCACCCGAGATGGTCCGAACAGCCAACGTTTTGGCTCAAAGCGCCCAGATGAAGCGTGCGGGGAGTCGCACATCGAAAGCTGCGAAAGACACGGCTCCCAAACAAGAGCcagcgtcggcgatggcaagTTAGGGCGGCATCACCTGAAGGCTGACGGCGTTTTCGAGGCTCACTGTACTGTTATGATACCCCACGACGACTAAGGCGACCCGCCCTTGTTTTTTCCGTTTTtctgttcttcttttcctccccttTCTTATCTACTACCTAGATACGTTGGCGCATCGACGTGATATCACGACGGTCATTATTTGTCTGGGTCCCCATAGAGTTAAGAAGGGCCCCTCATCACAAGATGGGATGTCTGGAGTGGAAAAAGGGAGTTACTTTTGCATTGGGATGGACAGGTCAACTCCTGTAATGAGACATGTACAGAATTGCTGATGGAGAATTTGGTGATTTTACATTGTTGCAAACGGCGCAGGAAGCGAGTTGAACCTCGCttatatacatatatattCTACAACGCAACTGCATGCTCGCATGTCGAGCTGTTCCAGCACTTGTGTTATTGAGAGTTTCCAGTGGTTGGCTGTACGCATCACTTCTCTCGCCAGCTCTCCCGCCTCCCTCACTGTCTAGCTGGACTTGGCCTGTTGCCTCGGGGTATCGGGGACCTTGACATCTTCAAATTCGTCCTGGCCGACCGCCTTGATCGTGTACCAGTCTGCGGACATGCTAGTTAGCCCGACGGCCTCTTGGATGTTCGCAaacggggggagggggccatGCGGGGCGGCTTGTCACATACACACTGCGCCAACAAAGCACCAAAGTCCGGCACCGACAGCGAGATTCTTTGCGAGATAGGGTTTGCGGGctcggaggagggcgggaCCCTGGCGGAGGTTGCGATCGTAGTACGAAGACTTCTGGGGGCTGTAGTTTTGTTTGTCAGACCACACTCATGTGGCGCGAATGGGGGAGGGAACAGTGGCGGCGTACATGGCCATTGCGACTGGATGCCGGGAAGTCACAGGGAAGGAGTGTTGTGCAGAATTATAGGCTGTGAAGAACTCGGGGTTTGAGAGGATTCGATTCGGGGCCCTTGGGGGCGATTGATGGTGTTGCGCCACGAGAAGTTGGATATTAGATGTTCTATCGCAAAGGGCCGGGAAATTCACAGGCCGAACCATTCCCTCAATGCTGATTAGGTATCGATAGCTCGGAGGAAGTTCGGTTGAATTGATTGTGACGTAGACTAGTTCGATAAGCTCCAACATCGGGCTTACAGGGTAGGTAGTGCATGTGGGTAGGTAAGGAGGTAGGATCTCATTTAGttacctaaggtacctaggtgtCTCTAGTACTGCAACATGCTCCACAACCCTGAGCCTTACGTGCTGGTACCTCGATTGGATGACTTGTTCTATCCTTAAGATGTGACCTTGATGATTTGCATCTTGAACATTCTTTCTTTCTACTTTTCCATACAAGCTCTCTCGTTTCTCTTCCATTATCTGATTAGGCAGGTAGGTATGGGGTCTAGACACCTGCCTATGTAACTTAGTAGGTCCTCTTTCCCACAAATAGAGCACCATTCAGGTACCGGCAGCGGAGGCTCTAGGGCAGCCGCTGCGCTAACCTAAAACAGCCAAACGGTGGTCAACACGCCCCGTCATGGTTTTTGACCCGCGTCGCTGTCGCTTATCACGCTCAACGTCGGCCCAGgttgcttgcttgcctcTCCAGAACCTGCACGGCAGGAAACTCGTCAAACTTTGGGAGTTGGGAAAACGAAGCAATCGCATCAGCAGATAGCCGACATTAATCAACCCGAAGTCGCCTCATCACCCGCCCCGACGAATTACACGACACCACACGATTGCGACTTGATTGCTTTTTCCATCTCTTTCTTCCGCGCGTTGGAGGGTGGTGATTGACCTGGAAAAGCTTGAGCTCTCCAGATTCCGATAAATCGCGGCAGCTCCTGCCCTCGTGTCTTCGGTTTCCTCTTCGCCTTGGCAACGCCGGACCTCGACCACCACACGCAACCGAATTTTGACATCTTGTCTTCATTTGTCACCTCGCGGACCCATCCAGACTCGTAGCATCCTTGTGCATCAAGCTTGCCCACGATCATGGCAGCTCCATCCTCACAGGCGTCCGTGAGCGACCAGATTCGCCAGCTCAACGACGCAAGGAAGCTCGTCTTGGGCGACGTCAAGTATTACCCAACCGTTGTCAAGAGCATTCTGCCCATCGTCGGACCCACGGCGCGCGTTGAACTCCGAAGATGGGGCGCCGActtcctggccgaggccttTTCGACGCCCGCGCTACCGGGCAGCGAAAAAGAGACAATGCAGCTCTTCGTGCTGGACACGCTGCAGAGCATGGTTGAGACCCCGAATGAGGATCCCCACGTACTGCGGAGTGCCATTCAGACGGCCGCCAGCATCTATCCCTTTGCGCTGCGATGGATGTACGTGCACATCTCTTGCTTCTGGTCGATAACTCTAGTTCCATAGGTCGGGGAGGCTGACTGGTTCGATAGCATCAACAACTCGTACGATAACCTCACGTGGGAACGGGTGGTCGCAATCAAGACACGCATTCTTCAGATATGGAGCGAGGCCGAGTCGACGGTGAGGATATGCTGCATCAAGTTTGCGCAACGAGTTGTCCTCGCACAATCGGTGGCCAACCCAAGCGAACCAAGAGTAGGCTGGATCTGACATACTTAGCCGGTTGTGTGTTACTGACGTTTTGCGTAGCGAGGTGATTCCCTTGACATTTCACTCGACAAGATCCCGCCAAACCATCAGACGCTAGATGTTATGaccctcgacgccgaaggAGTTGGATTGCTGGACAGGATGTTGAGCGTGTTGCAGGAGAACAGCAGGTAAGGACTGCGATGCGAGACGACGTTTGACCACGGCTAATCACAGCACATTGGTGACAGTGATGTTCTTCTCGTTGATGCCACCTTGAACTGCCTGTCCATCTTGATCCGCAGTCGGCCGGGGACGGCCAACAGAATACTGACTGCCGTGCTCAACTTCAATCCCATGAAGCTCGCGAACTCGCCCATGACTCCCAGAACCCGTGTGATTGTCAAGTCCATGGAGAAGACGACTCGTATGCTCTTGATACATCTGTCAAAACGGTACAGCCCAGCGCGCCTTCCGTGTTTGCCGCCTTCCCTGCTAATCTTGCAACGCAGCGACCCCCACGGCCCAATGGCGCCTCGGATTCAGCAGCATGTGGAGAGAATGATGCGCATGAGGCACGAAATCTTCGACGAGTCCGGCCGCAAACGGGCTTTCGAAGCTCAACAGCACGCCGAGATGGACGCCAAGCGCCAGCGGGTCGCACCCCAagtggcgacgacgccgcagATCCAAGTCACGCCACTACCGCCAGGCCCTCACAGCTTAGGCGACGTCTTCACTCTCACAGGCAGTGAAGGACTGAAGGCTTTCGACGTGGGCACACTCCCGACGGCAATGGCCGCGAAAATTAGCATCACCACGCTCATCCGCACGGATGCGCAACTTCTCACAATGGCAATCGAGGTGAGACCCAATGTGGCGTGCGCAAAGGCTTCTTCTGACGTTGCGTAGGGTATTCAGGGACGACTCGCCGCTCTGGCAGCACAACCCGCACCGCAAATCAACCCCGAGACTGCTCCTCTGGGCGTcgaagaggatgacgatTACGAACCGGAtttcgccgccgccgaagatAATGAGCAAATTCTGAACAAGCTCGACAGCGATCCTGTGGCCCGACCAGATGACCACGACCTTGGGCTGAGGACGTTCAAGCTGCCGCCTCCACCTGCGCTCACGCCAGAATTGGCGCTAAGCGCGGGTCAAGGCTCAGTCATGTCCCTGTTCCAGTTTGTCAAGACGCTGGAAGACCCTGGCAAAAGGTCCAAGTCTGGCATCAACCGACTGGCGGCCAGTACCAACGACCGAGAATCCTGGATTGCCATCATTACCCGACTGGCCAGCCGTTCGTCGGCAGGTTTAGAGGAGGTCGGCAACAAGGACGAGACCAGTGTCTCAGTGTCGGGATTGTCTCTCGGCAACAGCATCAGAGACTCGCTGTACACGTACGTACTTGAGGATTTCCGGCGACGTAtcgacgtcgccatcacTTGGTTGCACGAAGAGTGGTACAACGACCAGCTGCAAAAGAAGCAAGAGGGAAACCATCCTCTGCACTACGAGAAATGGGCGCTCAAGTTGATTGACGGTTTCTCGCAATACCTCAATGCCCAGGACAAGGTCCTCACCCGGTTCCTGGGCGAGGTCCCTGAGCTCAGCCCCGCCATCCTGTCTCGCGTCAAGCTCATGTGTCGCGATCCTTTGGTGGTGCCTCTGGCTCTGACGAGTCTATTGTACCTGGTCATGATGCGACCACCGGCCAAGGAGCTTGCCTTGGACACGGTCCAGGATATCTGGACAGAGTGTGAGCTTCAAGTTGCCTGATTGGTGCATGGGATTGTTACTGACGTGTTGATACAGACGAGGATGCGCGACCACTGGCGGCGAAATACTTGGTCAAGTTCCGGCCGTCCTGGCTAGCATCAGCCAAAGCAGTAGCAGAGGGTGGGGGTACTGCAGCAACAAACAACGCAACAGCAATCACAACATAATAAAGGCTGCAGACGCAGCCGCAACCTAGGTCACTTGTATGTGGCCACCAAACGATGCAATATAGACAGTCACGTTGCATGTGTCTTGTGTTGCGTAGTTGttgagggggggggtcttTTCTTTATTTAATGAGGCTAAGGCATCAGAGCATATGCAGAAAGGGGACATGATGCTGCGGCAGCTCCCTTTCAAAGTGGTGAGGCTGTTGGAATAGGTTTGATGGTCACGAAGTCCGACAAGTATACCCAAACGAACTGGAGATGATGCAAGCAAGAAAATGGACTGATGGCGTCTCGGTAGACAATGAGACGGGTCCGActgggaggggagaggaaagCGGACAGTAGCCAACGGCATGGCATAGGCCCTTGGCGTTCAGACCAAGGAAGGTGGAACTGGCCGGATAAACTGTCATGTATACATAGCTAGCTTACTTGCATCCCAAGTGGAAAGGGGGCATAGGAAGCCAGAGTCAGCACAATGAAATCTTGGGGAAGCGGCAGCATATTTGATGCACGCACGCAAGACACCCCTCATTTTGCTATGATCTGAGTTGTGCACTGCTCTTTGTCAACTGAGGTGGGTTTGGCTGGATCCGGAATCCCAGCAGAGAAAGCATCAGCCTCAGCGACTGCGGCTCCGTTTCTTTGGCGTCTATCATCTATGGAGTCGTGGCGGCACGGGAATTTTAACCGGAAGCTTGGCATGGCGTGTTACAGACCTGGTCTGGGTGAGTTTGCATGCAGATCTCATAGATATGCACTGAAAGTATTGTGTAGAGAGAAAGGGATTAAGGGTTTCTCCATGTCAAGATCACAGGCCCCCTTTCAAGGTGAGCATTATGTTTTCCCTTGGCTGTTTAGTTGGATAGGATAGGTAGACAGTAGTCTCAAACAAGAGATTGGAAACGGGGCTACCAGTATGATTGGATTCAGGAGGCACAAGCTGTTCCTTTCTCAATCTCTCTTCGTCTTTTGTTTTTCTATTTTTTCACTACCCCCCTTTGGATCCTCAGTATTGCCAGGATCTTGGGTGTGTCGTGATTGATTGTCTAGCCGGGTTGTCACTGACGCTGGGTTGGCCCCGCTGAGGTAAGACAAGAGGAACCCGGGAGTGCGACAGAGATGGGTTTCTGGATTGGATCTGCGCTGGGGGGGCTGCTGCGGGTATCAGTAGAGAGTGATAGGGTTTGGATAATGGGATGGTTTAGATGGGATGGAATGGGGGCCGGGCCATGGGTGATGGATGTCGCGTGGATGAACTTGGGCATATTTATTATTGCGATTGGAAGACGTTGAGCGAAGAGGAAATAGGAGACGTACCCGACTCCCAAAAGGTGTCTTTACCAAATGGTAGGTACCTATATAGGTGCAGTATTCCTACCTAGGCTACCGACCGAGGTCTCAGGAGAAAAGGACCTGTTCGGTTCAAACATTGAGGAGATTCGACATTATGCGCATCTCCATCTGCATCACGAACATGTCATTCCTTGCCACGCAGAGGACATACCTATAGGGAGAGAGCGAAAGGACCGTGCATTGCTTCTCTTTTGGCCGGAATAGTGatgcagccgcagcagcgaTCTTCGTTGCTGGGGAACAGGGTGGTCTCCTGCTTGGTGAGTGGGGGATTGTGTCTGTCTGCGGGAGTTTGTCCGTCGTGATTTGCCTGCTGCAGCATTGGCAGAGGAAAGGAGATAGGCACCTACTTCAGAAGACAGTGTGGCGGCGTGGTTCCCTTGCAAAATTCCCCTGCAAA is drawn from Colletotrichum destructivum chromosome 6, complete sequence and contains these coding sequences:
- a CDS encoding Putative cytochrome c oxidase assembly factor 3, mitochondrial, coiled-coil produces the protein MVRPVNFPALCDRTSNIQLLVAQHHQSPPRAPNRILSNPEFFTAYNSAQHSFPVTSRHPVAMAIPQKSSYYDRNLRQGPALLRARKPYLAKNLAVGAGLWCFVGAVYWYTIKAVGQDEFEDVKVPDTPRQQAKSS
- a CDS encoding Putative armadillo-like helical, symplekin/Pta1, which encodes MAAPSSQASVSDQIRQLNDARKLVLGDVKYYPTVVKSILPIVGPTARVELRRWGADFLAEAFSTPALPGSEKETMQLFVLDTLQSMVETPNEDPHVLRSAIQTAASIYPFALRWIINNSYDNLTWERVVAIKTRILQIWSEAESTVRICCIKFAQRVVLAQSVANPSEPRRGDSLDISLDKIPPNHQTLDVMTLDAEGVGLLDRMLSVLQENSSDVLLVDATLNCLSILIRSRPGTANRILTAVLNFNPMKLANSPMTPRTRVIVKSMEKTTRMLLIHLSKRDPHGPMAPRIQQHVERMMRMRHEIFDESGRKRAFEAQQHAEMDAKRQRVAPQVATTPQIQVTPLPPGPHSLGDVFTLTGSEGLKAFDVGTLPTAMAAKISITTLIRTDAQLLTMAIEGIQGRLAALAAQPAPQINPETAPLGVEEDDDYEPDFAAAEDNEQILNKLDSDPVARPDDHDLGLRTFKLPPPPALTPELALSAGQGSVMSLFQFVKTLEDPGKRSKSGINRLAASTNDRESWIAIITRLASRSSAGLEEVGNKDETSVSVSGLSLGNSIRDSLYTYVLEDFRRRIDVAITWLHEEWYNDQLQKKQEGNHPLHYEKWALKLIDGFSQYLNAQDKVLTRFLGEVPELSPAILSRVKLMCRDPLVVPLALTSLLYLVMMRPPAKELALDTVQDIWTEYEDARPLAAKYLVKFRPSWLASAKAVAEGGGTAATNNATAITT